In the genome of Neodiprion pinetum isolate iyNeoPine1 chromosome 2, iyNeoPine1.2, whole genome shotgun sequence, one region contains:
- the l(2)k14505 gene encoding ATP synthase mitochondrial F1 complex assembly factor 2 isoform X2, with amino-acid sequence MFHFKLKIFKPTSHATRHMATVKRFYRKTNILSSGDQFEVTLDQRKLKTPKGKVFEVNNKPLALAVAMEWDSQVDIIDRSNMHLTALVSTSLDNPHNHTKLDMVNYIVNYLETDTVLFQTNDSGDLYNFQLKKWDPVIQWFCDRYQVDVTKTLSIKAPLVSPQTKETLARHLLSYNFNAVQGYTYAVDTLKSVILALATAERTISVETAVSLARLEEEYQVSFWGNVEWSHELNKQDLQSRLSAAMLFVHLNSSWTTSKPKNDELNNL; translated from the exons atgtttcatttcaaattaaaaatttttaagcctACTTCACATGCCACTCGCCACATGG CTACTGTAAAGAGGTTTTACAGAAAAACCAACATTTTGTCCAGCGGTGATCAGTTTGAAGTGACCCTAGATCAGAGAAAACTAAAAACTCCAAAAGGGAAGGTGTTTGAAGTCAATAATAAACCTCTGGCTCTAGCTGTAGCCATGGAATGGGATAGCCAAGTCGATATAATTGACAGGTCTAACATGCATTTG aCTGCTTTGGTCAGCACATCACTGGATAATCCACATAATCATACTAAATTGGATATGGTCAACTATATAGTTAATTATTTAGAGACAGATACTGTACTCTTTCAAACGAAT GATTCCGGTGATctctacaattttcaattaaagaAGTGGGACCCTGTAATTCAATGGTTTTGTGATCGTTATCAAGTTGATGTCACCAAAACATTGAGTATAAAAGCACCACTTGTATCTCCGCAAACAAAAGAAACATTAGCCAGGCACTTGTTATCCTACAATTTTAATGCAGTGCAAG GATACACATATGCTGTTGATACATTGAAATCTGTTATTTTGGCACTGGCCACGGCTGAGAGAACTATTTCAGTTGAAACAGCAGTTTCTTTGGCTCGTTTGGAAGAGGAATACCAG GTCTCGTTTTGGGGGAATGTCGAGTGGTCACACGAGCTTAACAAACAGGATTTACAATCGCGATTGTCAGCTGCGATGTTATTCGTCCACTTGAATTCATCTTGGACCACATCTAAACCAAAAAATGATGAGTTGAACAATTTATGA
- the l(2)k14505 gene encoding ATP synthase mitochondrial F1 complex assembly factor 2 isoform X1, which produces MRLQTKLGSCRAQFCQRCLHEGLIHRGYTALVTFMTKRGPQKANSWMMKYPLTASLQRTTGATVKRFYRKTNILSSGDQFEVTLDQRKLKTPKGKVFEVNNKPLALAVAMEWDSQVDIIDRSNMHLTALVSTSLDNPHNHTKLDMVNYIVNYLETDTVLFQTNDSGDLYNFQLKKWDPVIQWFCDRYQVDVTKTLSIKAPLVSPQTKETLARHLLSYNFNAVQGYTYAVDTLKSVILALATAERTISVETAVSLARLEEEYQVSFWGNVEWSHELNKQDLQSRLSAAMLFVHLNSSWTTSKPKNDELNNL; this is translated from the exons ATGAGACTACAGACTAAATTAGGTTCATGCCGGGCACAGTTCTGCCAACGCTGCCTACACGAAGGACTAATCCACCGTGGCTATACAGCGTTGGTGACATTTATGACAAAAAGGGGACCGCAGAAAGCAAATTCGTGGATGATGAAATATCCGCTTACAGCATCCTTACAGCGTACTACTGGAG CTACTGTAAAGAGGTTTTACAGAAAAACCAACATTTTGTCCAGCGGTGATCAGTTTGAAGTGACCCTAGATCAGAGAAAACTAAAAACTCCAAAAGGGAAGGTGTTTGAAGTCAATAATAAACCTCTGGCTCTAGCTGTAGCCATGGAATGGGATAGCCAAGTCGATATAATTGACAGGTCTAACATGCATTTG aCTGCTTTGGTCAGCACATCACTGGATAATCCACATAATCATACTAAATTGGATATGGTCAACTATATAGTTAATTATTTAGAGACAGATACTGTACTCTTTCAAACGAAT GATTCCGGTGATctctacaattttcaattaaagaAGTGGGACCCTGTAATTCAATGGTTTTGTGATCGTTATCAAGTTGATGTCACCAAAACATTGAGTATAAAAGCACCACTTGTATCTCCGCAAACAAAAGAAACATTAGCCAGGCACTTGTTATCCTACAATTTTAATGCAGTGCAAG GATACACATATGCTGTTGATACATTGAAATCTGTTATTTTGGCACTGGCCACGGCTGAGAGAACTATTTCAGTTGAAACAGCAGTTTCTTTGGCTCGTTTGGAAGAGGAATACCAG GTCTCGTTTTGGGGGAATGTCGAGTGGTCACACGAGCTTAACAAACAGGATTTACAATCGCGATTGTCAGCTGCGATGTTATTCGTCCACTTGAATTCATCTTGGACCACATCTAAACCAAAAAATGATGAGTTGAACAATTTATGA
- the LOC124213450 gene encoding disks large-associated protein 5-like encodes MPPFLVISIDMSTNFVAMCALWTNCCCCKNPGGVRSEQKRQDMADLRTHYKKKAIGFGNLEESRIIRAVEKANTRKQRRSAVYAVNRKIIGSGSPATSSIGCIENVQDEANDQIIEEDRRMKLSRWRAERDLQKKIQKAMKPPVFRAGVCHHKLNSPVFLHQSLPTSKLVKSSIPPRITRATAKRLASKACMKAHTPDAGIVLRNKKPITKVFSQRNIHKDVKSVEKTIPIPDSSFAPDNYEFRPPTGLTSLPLFGQAALQGPKQNYDTTATPTFFSPYIVNAGMKDALRQKRLQQANTVANSVPMQLNSNELLTAAAFEKDQERTPTYFRKTTDGEVMRLKALCWDWMMIKSAPDTPEDAQLMINQAIGQTNLLIDKKVKQFRKLITECETGLGEKLVTCDDLQGFWDMMYMQVEDCDSRFGKLNQLKERNWQEDEQKKIKAKKIATKPSVAVTKKNVASKPSSIREMILAARKMKMESQANQNSPTVTISESSKPCVESLGLPTVKFDGGFFMVESPKKIVIPRSLQKSTPLPHPKFSEESKHRRSALRSIGVSQILKPLEIESEPLIPFSTFQQTPGKSILKQTESHKSASCTTRSKNKVNFAGNEEIFTKSNDPLCNESSITLHDSESINKKLEAELDVKKRLDFLSLDSSDSDSETQCTEKIHEQSGSELSCNDKANRRKNKNLRTLEDCNIVKIERNEFSDSIIVRDNSVGLARVTRTTRQSVLKQLTKEMKLDIPNIHSDIAETSYDRVSPMETSKLQKENKQPESPKSTKLRRSTRRSVKFTGEECTVCSSSEQVQPMTPHVKRRITKSSERRKSFKQ; translated from the exons ATGCCACCATTTCTAGTGATTTCTATCGACATGTCTACCAACTTTGTAGCCATGTGTGCTTTATGGACGAA CTGCTGTTGTTGTAAGAATCCTGGAGGGGTACGAAGTGAGCAAAAGAGACAAGATATGGCAGACCTTAGAACtcactacaaaaaaaaagctatTGGATTCGGCAATTTGGAAGAGTCGAGAATTATAAGAGCTGTTGAAAAGGCAAATACTAGAAAACAACGTCGTTCAGCCGTATATGCAGTTAATAGAAAAATCATCGGATCAGGTTCTCCAGCTACATCCAGCATCGGATGTATTGAAAACGTACAAG atGAAGCTAACGATCAAATCATCGAAGAAGATAGACGAATGAAATTGTCAAGATGGAGGGCAGAACgagatttacaaaaaaaaattcaaaaggcAATGAAACCGCCAGTATTTCGTGCTGGAGTGTGTCACCATAAACTAAATTCTCCTGTTTTCCTACACCAAAGTCTGCCAACATCAAAACTGGTCAAATCATCGATACCACCTAGAATAACTAGAGCCACTGCTAAAAGACTAGCATCGAAAGCTTGTATGAAGGCACATACACCTGATGCTGGCATAGTTTTAAGGAATAAAAAACCAATCACAAAAGTGTTCAGTCAAAGAAACATACACAAAGATGTGAAAAGCGTTGAAAAGACAATTCCTATTCCTGACAGTTCGTTTGCACCGGATAATTACGAGTTTAGACCACCAACCGGTTTAACATCTTTGCCATTGTTTGGCCAGGCAGCATTGCAAGGGCCAAAACAAAATTATGACACTACTGCTACTCCTACATTCTTCTCTCCTTATATTGTCAATGCAGGAATGAAAGATGCTTTAAGACAAAAACGCCTGCAGCAAGCCAACACTGTGGCTAATAGTGTGCCAATGCAACTAAACAGTAATGAATTACTAACTGCTGCAGCTTTTGAAAAAGACCAAGAGCGAACGCCAACATATTTTAGAAAAACCACAGACGGAGAAGTTATGAGACTAAAAGCTCTCTGTTGGGATTGGATGATGATAAAATCTGCCCCTGATACCCCAGAAGATGCTCAACTCATGATAAATCAAGCAATCGGTCAAACAAATTTGTTGATCGACAAAAAggtaaaacaatttcgaaaactcATAACCGAATGTGAAACTGGTTTGGGAGAAAAATTGGTAACTTGTGACGACTTGCAAGGTTTCTGGGATATGATGTACATGCAAGTGGAAGACTGTGATTCCagatttggaaaattgaaccaattgaaagagagaaattggCAAGaggatgaacaaaaaaaaatcaaagcaaaaaaaatagCAACTAAGCCATCAGTAGCAGTAACTAAGAAGAATGTTGCTTCCAAGCCTAGTTCTATACGTGAAATGATCTTAGCTGctaggaaaatgaaaatggaatCACAAGCAAATCAGAATTCACCAACTGTCACCATTTCAGAATCCAGTAAACCCTGTGTTGAATCGTTAGGTTTGCCCACAGTAAAATTTGATGGCGGTTTTTTCATGGTCGAAAGTCcaaagaaaattgttattcCAAGAAGTCTTCAAAAATCAACTCCATTACCACATCCAAAATTTTCGGAGGAGTCTAAACATCGTCGCTCAGCACTCAGATCAATTGGAGTTTCTCAGATTCTCAAGCCACTGGAAATTGAGTCAGAACCCCTCATCCCGTTTTCGACCTTCCAACAAACACCaggaaaaagtattttgaagCAAACAGAATCTCACAAGTCTGCATCCTGTACCACAAGATCTAAAAATAAAGTGAATTTTGCtggaaatgaagaaatatttacaaagaGTAATGATCCTTTGTGTAATGAATCAAGTATTACTTTGCACGATTCTGAAAGCATCAATAAAAAGCTTGAAGCAGAACTAGACGTTAAGAAAAGACTAGATTTTTTGAGCCTTGATTCAAGTGATTCAGATTCCGAAACACAGTGTACTGAAAAAATCCATGAGCAAAGTGGTTCTGAACTTTCTTGCAATGATAAAGCTAACCgtagaaagaataaaaatctcCGGACTCTGGAAGATTGTAACATTGTCAAAATTGAAAGGAATGAGTTTTCAGATTCAATTATAGTAAGAGACAATTCTGTAGGCCTAGCAAGAGTAACACGAACGACTCGTCAATCGGTATTAAAACAACTTACCAAGGAAATGAAGCTGGATATTCCAAACATTCATTCGGATATAGCAGAAACTTCTTACGATAGAGTAAGTCCTATG GAAACAAGTAAGCTCCAAAAAGAGAACAAACAACCGGAAAGTCCAAAAAGTACAAAGCTAAGACGATCTACCAGAAGAAGTGTTAAATTCACAG GAGAGGAATGTACGGTGTGTTCGAGTTCGGAACAGGTTCAGCCAATGACTCCGCACGTAAAACGACGAATTACTAAATCATCGGAGAGACGCAAGTCTTtcaaacaataa